From a region of the Corallococcus coralloides DSM 2259 genome:
- a CDS encoding TolC family protein, whose translation MNAFVFAALLVPSGIPGEAPAPHGSGPSRPLVAQYTAPPQRAPPAPPPPTPPVTPPNTLAPNAPAPNAPVLKLPEQPPAAPNAPAPNTPARTPARQPDRTRTPSSQNPDDVPEVPPPFQANVSDPLLTPAPAAPQEIQSWNEALTLLRQRSTDLQAVLGQVEVAAGTWRIALANLLPTVGGTLSAQYNILNPNIPAVGGGIGGGVGGGVSGEGGFTPTELLGIGVLNANVPVVDLASLYALGSAKESRRTAALSLAETRRQLTRGLAQALVSVSSNERLAEVNRVNLRTALERLALAQRRFELGAGTRLDVVRVEQDAQTARRNVVTGDENLRQAREALGLALGTPSAVGIKPGLELTTLFEGTKATCRTLESLENRPDIAAAKSRQVVAERAIGEVYRQYAPTLDLTSTTTALTVNPGFAEVPIWNVGASLVLPFWDGGAREGRLRQARGQLEQARADVTNRERNIVIEVTQAKRAVQVTQATRDLAERERRLAEENDRLTRRSFEVGTGTSLELVDAAGALRQAELELVIRDFQFRQAQVDAFLSEAACEW comes from the coding sequence ATGAACGCGTTCGTGTTCGCAGCCCTGCTGGTCCCCTCCGGAATCCCCGGTGAGGCGCCAGCACCGCACGGCTCCGGACCTTCTCGGCCGCTCGTCGCGCAATACACCGCGCCACCGCAGCGCGCTCCGCCCGCGCCTCCGCCGCCCACGCCTCCCGTCACGCCACCGAACACCCTGGCTCCGAACGCGCCCGCGCCGAACGCCCCGGTCCTGAAGCTCCCCGAGCAGCCTCCCGCCGCGCCGAATGCCCCGGCTCCGAACACGCCCGCGCGAACACCCGCGCGGCAGCCCGACCGAACCCGCACGCCTTCGTCCCAGAATCCGGACGACGTTCCGGAAGTGCCTCCACCGTTCCAGGCGAACGTGTCGGATCCGCTGCTCACTCCCGCGCCCGCCGCGCCCCAGGAGATCCAGTCCTGGAACGAAGCGCTCACGCTCCTGCGCCAGCGCTCCACCGACCTCCAGGCGGTCCTGGGTCAGGTGGAGGTCGCCGCGGGCACGTGGCGCATCGCGCTCGCCAACCTGCTGCCCACCGTCGGCGGCACCCTGTCCGCCCAGTACAACATCCTCAACCCGAACATCCCCGCTGTCGGCGGTGGCATCGGCGGTGGCGTGGGCGGTGGCGTCAGCGGCGAAGGGGGCTTCACGCCCACGGAGCTCCTGGGCATCGGCGTGCTCAACGCCAACGTGCCCGTGGTGGACCTGGCCAGCCTCTACGCCCTGGGCAGCGCCAAGGAGTCGCGGCGCACCGCCGCCCTGTCGCTCGCGGAGACGCGCCGGCAGCTCACCCGGGGGCTCGCGCAGGCGCTCGTCTCCGTGTCCTCCAACGAGCGCCTGGCGGAGGTCAACCGCGTCAACCTGCGCACCGCGCTGGAGCGGCTGGCCCTCGCGCAGCGCCGCTTCGAGCTGGGCGCCGGCACCCGCCTGGACGTCGTCCGCGTGGAGCAGGACGCCCAGACCGCGCGCCGCAACGTCGTCACCGGAGATGAGAACCTGCGCCAGGCTCGCGAGGCCCTGGGCCTCGCCCTGGGCACTCCGTCCGCCGTGGGCATCAAGCCGGGCCTGGAGCTGACCACGCTCTTCGAGGGCACGAAGGCCACCTGCCGCACGCTGGAGTCACTGGAGAACCGCCCGGACATCGCCGCCGCGAAGTCGCGCCAGGTGGTGGCCGAACGCGCCATCGGCGAGGTGTATCGCCAGTACGCGCCCACCCTGGACCTCACCAGCACCACCACCGCGCTCACCGTCAACCCGGGCTTCGCCGAGGTCCCCATCTGGAACGTCGGCGCCAGCCTGGTGCTGCCCTTCTGGGACGGCGGCGCGCGCGAGGGCCGCCTGCGCCAGGCCCGCGGCCAATTGGAGCAGGCCCGCGCGGATGTCACCAACCGCGAGCGCAACATCGTCATCGAGGTCACCCAGGCGAAGCGCGCCGTGCAGGTGACCCAGGCGACGCGCGACCTGGCGGAGCGCGAGCGCAGACTCGCGGAAGAGAATGACCGGCTCACCCGCCGCAGCTTCGAGGTGGGCACCGGAACGAGCCTCGAGCTGGTGGATGCGGCCGGGGCCCTGCGGCAGGCCGAACTCGAGCTCGTCATCCGCGACTTCCAGTTCCGCCAGGCCCAGGTGGATGCATTCCTGTCGGAGGCAGCATGCGAGTGGTGA
- a CDS encoding alpha/beta fold hydrolase produces MPMRSVNGTRLYYEDTGGSGDVVLFSHGLLWSTRLFDPQVEALRGRFRCIAYDHRGQGQSDVSPESSIDVETVYADAVALIESLGVAPVHFVGLSMGGFVGMRLAARRPDLLRSLVLLETSADPEPTANVPRYTALNLIARYVGLAPVATAVMRIMFGASFLTDPGRAEERALWRTRLTGNRRDIYRAVNGVIKRKAIAEELPRIRTPTLVIVGEEDRATVPAKSERIHSLIPGSQLVRLSRGGHSSSVEEPALVNAELAPFLTQHASNRAAHAG; encoded by the coding sequence ATGCCCATGCGATCCGTGAATGGAACCCGGCTGTATTACGAGGACACGGGGGGTTCCGGAGACGTGGTCCTCTTCAGCCACGGGCTCCTCTGGAGCACCCGGTTGTTCGACCCGCAGGTGGAGGCCCTGCGCGGCCGCTTCCGCTGCATCGCGTATGACCACCGGGGGCAGGGCCAGAGCGACGTGTCGCCCGAGTCCTCCATCGACGTGGAGACGGTGTACGCGGACGCGGTGGCGCTCATCGAGTCCCTGGGCGTGGCGCCCGTCCACTTCGTGGGCCTGTCCATGGGCGGCTTCGTGGGCATGCGGCTCGCGGCGCGCCGGCCGGACCTGCTGCGCTCGCTGGTGCTCCTGGAGACGTCCGCCGACCCCGAGCCCACCGCCAACGTGCCGCGCTACACCGCGCTCAACCTCATCGCCCGCTACGTGGGTCTGGCCCCCGTCGCGACCGCGGTGATGCGCATCATGTTCGGCGCGTCGTTCCTCACCGACCCGGGCCGCGCGGAGGAGCGGGCGCTGTGGCGAACGCGCCTGACGGGCAACCGTCGCGACATCTACCGCGCCGTCAACGGCGTCATCAAACGCAAGGCCATCGCGGAGGAACTGCCGCGCATCCGCACGCCCACGCTCGTCATCGTGGGGGAGGAGGACCGCGCGACGGTGCCCGCCAAGTCGGAGCGCATCCACTCGCTCATTCCCGGCTCCCAGTTGGTGCGCCTGTCGCGCGGAGGCCACTCCTCCTCCGTGGAGGAGCCGGCGCTCGTCAACGCGGAGCTCGCCCCCTTCCTCACACAGCACGCGTCCAACCGAGCCGCGCACGCGGGCTGA
- a CDS encoding HEAT repeat domain-containing protein, with amino-acid sequence MGGTFRMRSSRPVLVALAVVVLAAGLFFFLRPSAPTPAVSPPVTQAPAPAPETPLDAGSVAAPVPVKTVEAPPSKPNHFVGSQVCADCHEEQHTGWKHDWHSRALSPATKPYVVGTFAAGTHFKGESSEAWMRRDGSQYLMRTKGADGNLGEWPVQWVVGGKRMQDPITLLPDGRWQVMPVYFHVTGKGEWVDYSEKKQGALSPDHPFFWTNFRRSAQHACLDCHVTGLDARYDRASHQWETKFADAGVACESCHGPGGRHAESQVPADIIQPAKLSKEEGFAVCAQCHGPRRTLFPMLDAKHHFQPGQRYDASYQPMVMLVGNDRSGDFFADGRPSTSSFEYQALIQSQCHLKGGATCLTCHTAPHDASAPNEVRKQKPVAARTSVNASTCQGCHPEVVAQGEQHTHHKAAAAQDCLACHMPPVVSGVLDHFADHALDVPAPRNTARHDIPNACNTCHAKQTPDAMQASLVKWWPKAEARQARRLRLADAFDEKTAALSRGALEAVLADTTEAGTLRGAAAKFLARRFKRDAVPALRAALKGTTDSTLRSDIIDGLGAANAREATEDLAALLKDGSLWVRQGAALTLAAFGDARAMPALQALATEPETRGLVQPHVMLGQLAMRRRDVTTATREFEQALDLQPYNADVLVRLADLYVVQGNPAKGRERLEEALRFDPQNKSAKQRLGMLPAQ; translated from the coding sequence ATGGGCGGCACCTTCCGGATGCGCTCCTCTCGCCCTGTCCTTGTCGCCCTCGCGGTGGTGGTCCTCGCGGCGGGCCTGTTCTTCTTCCTGCGCCCTTCAGCGCCCACGCCCGCCGTGTCCCCGCCGGTGACGCAGGCGCCCGCGCCGGCTCCGGAGACCCCACTGGACGCGGGCAGCGTGGCCGCGCCCGTGCCGGTGAAGACGGTGGAGGCGCCGCCCTCGAAGCCGAACCACTTCGTGGGCTCGCAGGTGTGCGCGGACTGCCACGAGGAGCAGCACACGGGCTGGAAGCACGACTGGCACTCGAGGGCGCTGTCTCCGGCGACGAAGCCGTACGTGGTGGGCACGTTCGCGGCGGGCACGCACTTCAAGGGCGAGTCCAGCGAGGCGTGGATGCGCCGCGACGGAAGCCAGTACCTGATGCGCACCAAGGGCGCGGACGGGAACCTGGGCGAGTGGCCGGTGCAGTGGGTGGTGGGTGGCAAGCGGATGCAGGACCCCATCACGCTGTTGCCGGACGGCCGCTGGCAGGTGATGCCGGTGTACTTCCACGTCACGGGCAAGGGCGAGTGGGTGGACTACTCGGAGAAGAAGCAGGGGGCGCTGTCGCCGGACCACCCGTTCTTCTGGACGAACTTCCGCCGCAGCGCGCAGCACGCGTGCCTGGACTGCCACGTGACAGGGCTGGACGCGCGCTATGACCGGGCGAGCCACCAGTGGGAGACGAAGTTCGCGGACGCGGGCGTGGCGTGCGAGTCCTGCCACGGGCCCGGCGGGCGGCATGCGGAGTCGCAGGTTCCGGCGGACATCATCCAGCCGGCGAAGCTGTCGAAGGAGGAGGGCTTCGCGGTGTGCGCGCAGTGCCACGGGCCGCGCCGCACGCTGTTCCCCATGCTGGACGCGAAGCACCACTTCCAGCCCGGCCAGCGCTACGATGCGAGCTATCAGCCCATGGTGATGCTGGTGGGCAACGACCGCTCCGGGGACTTCTTCGCGGATGGGCGGCCCAGCACCTCCAGCTTCGAGTACCAGGCGCTCATCCAGTCCCAGTGCCACCTGAAGGGCGGGGCCACGTGCCTGACGTGCCACACGGCGCCGCACGACGCGAGCGCGCCCAACGAGGTGCGCAAGCAGAAGCCGGTGGCGGCGCGCACGTCGGTGAACGCGTCCACGTGCCAGGGCTGTCATCCGGAGGTGGTGGCGCAGGGCGAGCAGCACACGCACCACAAGGCCGCGGCGGCGCAGGACTGCCTGGCGTGTCACATGCCGCCGGTGGTGTCGGGCGTGTTGGACCACTTCGCGGACCACGCGCTGGACGTGCCGGCGCCGCGGAACACGGCGCGCCATGACATCCCCAACGCGTGCAACACCTGTCACGCGAAGCAGACGCCGGACGCGATGCAGGCGTCGCTGGTGAAGTGGTGGCCGAAGGCGGAGGCGCGGCAGGCGCGTCGGCTGCGGCTGGCGGACGCGTTCGACGAGAAGACGGCGGCGCTCAGCCGTGGGGCGCTGGAGGCGGTGCTGGCGGACACGACGGAGGCGGGCACGCTGCGGGGCGCGGCGGCGAAGTTCCTGGCGCGCCGGTTCAAGCGCGACGCGGTGCCGGCGCTGCGGGCGGCGTTGAAGGGGACGACGGACAGCACGTTGCGCTCGGACATCATCGACGGGCTGGGCGCGGCGAACGCGCGCGAGGCGACGGAGGACCTGGCGGCGCTGCTCAAGGACGGCTCGCTGTGGGTGCGGCAGGGCGCGGCGTTGACGCTGGCGGCATTCGGGGACGCGAGGGCGATGCCGGCCTTGCAGGCGCTGGCGACGGAGCCGGAGACGCGCGGGCTGGTGCAGCCGCACGTGATGCTGGGGCAGCTGGCCATGCGCCGCAGGGACGTGACCACGGCGACGCGCGAGTTCGAACAGGCGCTGGACCTGCAGCCCTACAACGCGGACGTGCTGGTGCGGCTGGCGGACCTCTACGTGGTGCAGGGCAACCCGGCGAAGGGCCGCGAGCGGCTGGAGGAAGCGCTCCGGTTCGATCCGCAGAACAAGTCCGCGAAGCAGCGGCTGGGCATGCTGCCGGCGCAGTGA
- a CDS encoding cyclic nucleotide-binding and patatin-like phospholipase domain-containing protein: MASPLTVDERRRWLYTLKQAPVLRHARASALLHLLERARPVEPQPGEGICREGEPVDGIYLLRSGEWRMTAGGTVLLHLRSGMSLGVEALARGTWPVTVTAASASHALFLPRAELEAVAVAPRVGAAPRTDVVTFRAQQGLELPPATLSVLVELVAKVMVHDFGDRVLLVRAGTKRTEGAVRGADRVFRRTVTPGAPLLPEGEDFDCVLVDGVPVPESLTPREVRLVPLGGEADGLGRPGAPVLPTVLLSPWRPQGSPTLRGRSLPDEDGWDEEAPPPGCRLRLDWERLVVRPGDSRPLAALGLDAGTRDALSRWARAITGRRVGLALSGGGVWGFYHVHLLRRLAALDVPVDFLSSASMGSLVGAYYCGTARDGREGLDGLRRLQHRARGGHLSAAALSSVVTTQAMEWLVRGDLGDLALEELPMGFLPVTTDLTTGRCVVLEKGPLALAVRASGSAPGVWAPTLQPPARYVDGAFTSMVPVDVLLHSGADLIFSSNIFPAGHHHAARPLLPGAVGLFLSALNPVARAKDLLASGVLLLHRSGDLESARGDLRYDVGTREHPLLGSMRFTHVDEVLDEAARDMGLEQKLLELKQAWEALRGRRNTAGGRRAA, translated from the coding sequence ATGGCTTCTCCCCTGACTGTCGATGAGCGGCGTCGGTGGCTGTACACGTTGAAGCAAGCCCCCGTGCTGCGCCACGCGCGTGCGTCCGCCCTGCTCCACCTGCTGGAGCGGGCCCGGCCGGTGGAACCCCAGCCGGGCGAGGGCATCTGCCGCGAGGGCGAGCCGGTGGACGGCATCTACCTCCTGCGCTCCGGCGAGTGGCGGATGACGGCGGGAGGGACGGTGCTCCTGCACCTGCGCTCGGGGATGTCGCTGGGCGTGGAGGCGCTCGCGCGCGGCACGTGGCCCGTCACGGTGACAGCGGCGTCCGCGTCGCATGCCCTCTTCCTGCCTCGCGCGGAGCTGGAGGCGGTGGCGGTGGCGCCCCGCGTCGGCGCGGCGCCGCGCACGGACGTGGTGACGTTCCGCGCGCAGCAGGGGTTGGAGCTGCCGCCCGCGACGCTGTCCGTGCTGGTGGAGCTGGTGGCGAAGGTGATGGTCCACGACTTCGGGGACCGGGTGCTGCTCGTGCGCGCGGGGACGAAGCGCACGGAGGGCGCGGTGCGCGGAGCCGACCGCGTGTTCCGCCGCACGGTGACGCCAGGCGCGCCGCTCCTCCCCGAGGGTGAGGACTTCGACTGCGTGCTGGTGGATGGCGTGCCGGTGCCGGAGTCGCTGACGCCGCGGGAGGTGCGGCTCGTGCCGCTGGGTGGAGAGGCGGACGGCCTGGGGAGGCCGGGAGCGCCGGTGCTTCCCACGGTGTTGCTGTCTCCATGGCGGCCGCAGGGCAGCCCGACGCTGCGGGGGCGCTCGCTGCCGGACGAGGACGGATGGGACGAAGAGGCGCCGCCGCCCGGGTGCCGGCTGCGGCTGGACTGGGAGCGGCTGGTGGTGCGGCCCGGGGACTCGCGGCCGCTGGCGGCGCTGGGGCTGGACGCGGGGACGCGAGACGCGCTGTCACGGTGGGCACGCGCCATCACCGGCCGGCGCGTGGGGTTGGCGCTCAGCGGAGGCGGCGTGTGGGGCTTCTACCACGTGCACCTGTTGCGGAGGCTCGCCGCGCTGGACGTGCCGGTGGACTTCCTCAGCAGCGCGAGCATGGGCTCGCTGGTGGGCGCGTACTACTGCGGCACCGCGCGCGACGGACGTGAAGGTCTGGACGGCCTGCGCCGGCTCCAGCACCGGGCCCGGGGCGGGCACCTGTCCGCGGCGGCGCTGTCTTCCGTCGTGACGACGCAGGCCATGGAGTGGCTGGTGCGCGGCGACCTGGGGGACCTGGCGCTGGAGGAGTTGCCCATGGGCTTCCTGCCGGTGACGACGGACCTGACCACGGGCCGCTGCGTGGTGCTGGAGAAGGGACCGCTGGCGCTGGCGGTGCGCGCGAGTGGCTCGGCGCCGGGCGTCTGGGCACCCACGTTGCAGCCGCCCGCGCGCTACGTGGACGGGGCCTTCACCAGCATGGTGCCGGTGGACGTGCTGCTCCACTCGGGCGCGGACCTGATCTTCTCCAGCAACATCTTCCCCGCGGGCCATCACCACGCCGCACGGCCCCTGTTGCCCGGAGCCGTGGGGCTGTTCCTCTCCGCGCTCAACCCGGTGGCGCGAGCCAAGGACCTGCTGGCCAGCGGAGTGCTGCTCCTGCATCGCAGCGGCGACCTGGAGTCCGCGCGAGGGGACCTGCGCTACGACGTGGGCACGCGTGAGCATCCGTTGCTCGGATCCATGCGCTTCACGCACGTGGACGAGGTGCTGGACGAGGCCGCGCGCGACATGGGCCTGGAGCAGAAGCTGCTGGAGCTCAA
- a CDS encoding efflux RND transporter periplasmic adaptor subunit: protein MRVVRGGWGAWGLVLALTAGGCSGGKDPGQAAPGGGPQGGQQSQGGGKPTPVQVMAVKPGPVRDTREYVGTLISRSSITVVPQVAGYIQKIPVRQGQKVKAGQVLLVVDPRQEQASLRATQAQKASAVANREFARRTRERSAQLLKEGLVSRQDYEQAVAQAAQSEAQAQAAEAQIQNQQVQLGFFNVSAPFDGVVGDIPVKLGDYVTPQTALTILDQSRALELSVQVPVDQAARVKIGETPLEILNEDGEPIVRAPAFFVATTPNPNTQLVEVQAAFENTVGLRAGQLVRAQLVYDVRDALKMPTTAVTRQGSQSFAMVVGEGDAGTVVKRQPVTLGLVEGNDYEVLKGLDAGTQVIISGVQQLRDGMPIQPKPARQSQGQTEGMPLPPAQGMGGGADAGR, encoded by the coding sequence ATGCGAGTGGTGAGGGGCGGTTGGGGCGCATGGGGGCTCGTCCTCGCGCTGACGGCGGGCGGGTGCAGCGGCGGCAAGGACCCCGGCCAGGCCGCGCCCGGAGGCGGCCCCCAGGGGGGCCAGCAGAGCCAGGGCGGCGGCAAGCCCACGCCCGTGCAGGTGATGGCGGTGAAGCCCGGCCCGGTGCGCGACACCCGCGAGTACGTGGGCACCCTCATCTCCCGCAGCAGCATCACCGTCGTCCCGCAGGTCGCCGGCTACATCCAGAAGATTCCCGTTCGCCAGGGCCAGAAGGTGAAGGCGGGCCAGGTGCTGCTCGTGGTGGATCCCCGCCAGGAGCAGGCCTCCCTGCGCGCCACCCAGGCCCAGAAGGCCTCCGCCGTCGCCAACCGCGAGTTCGCGCGCAGGACGCGCGAGCGCAGCGCGCAGCTCCTCAAGGAAGGGCTCGTCAGCCGCCAGGACTACGAACAGGCCGTGGCCCAGGCGGCGCAATCCGAGGCCCAGGCCCAGGCGGCGGAGGCGCAGATCCAGAACCAGCAGGTGCAGCTGGGCTTCTTCAACGTGAGCGCCCCCTTCGACGGCGTCGTGGGTGACATCCCGGTGAAGCTGGGCGACTACGTGACGCCGCAGACGGCGCTCACCATCCTGGACCAGAGCCGCGCGCTGGAGCTGTCCGTGCAGGTGCCGGTGGACCAGGCCGCGCGGGTGAAGATTGGCGAGACGCCGCTGGAGATCCTCAACGAGGACGGCGAGCCCATCGTCCGCGCCCCCGCCTTCTTCGTCGCCACCACACCCAATCCCAACACGCAGCTGGTGGAGGTGCAGGCCGCCTTCGAGAACACCGTGGGCCTCCGGGCGGGCCAGCTGGTGCGCGCGCAGCTCGTCTACGACGTGCGCGACGCCTTGAAGATGCCCACCACCGCGGTGACGCGGCAGGGCAGCCAGTCCTTCGCCATGGTGGTGGGCGAAGGCGACGCCGGCACCGTGGTGAAGCGCCAGCCCGTGACGCTGGGGCTGGTGGAGGGCAACGACTACGAGGTGCTCAAGGGCCTGGACGCGGGCACCCAGGTCATCATCAGCGGGGTGCAGCAGCTGCGCGACGGCATGCCCATCCAGCCGAAGCCCGCGCGGCAGTCGCAGGGCCAGACAGAAGGCATGCCCCTCCCCCCTGCCCAGGGCATGGGCGGCGGCGCGGACGCGGGTCGGTAG
- a CDS encoding efflux RND transporter permease subunit, giving the protein MFTDFFIQRPVFSSVLSILITLVGAISIPSLPIEQYPELALPQVQITATYTGASAETVESAVTTVLERQLNGMEGMRYMSSTSTNDGQSTITATFDPSRDVDLAAVDVQNRVATATPQLPAQVNALGVTVRKAQTQLLVSFGVFDKEKRYDTEFISNYADVFIRDALLRVKGVGDVRIFGERRFAMRLWLDPTELARRSLTAQDVVNALQEQNVQVGAGKVGQAPSSKEQAYQLSLQVKGQLTSADEFGAIVIQRGADGALVRIRDVGNVQLGAENYQQLLRFNGQDAVGLGITQLPGSNALEVREGVEAELQRLSANFPPGLTYQVAFDTTAAVSASIEEVLQALGEAILLVILVIFIFLHGWRSVLVAVTTLPVSLVGTFMFVNAFGFSLNTLTLFGLTLATGLVVDDAIVVIENVERVIEHEKVDAKEATHRGMQQVAGVVVATALVLSAVFIPVSFFPGTTGAIYRQFALTIAFSISLSALVALTLSPALCARLLRPNEGQKFVLARKFDQGMDALRRGYGKLLRLMLGKLRWVVVGIFAVFLVATGLLYRATPTGFIPDEDQGYVIIAVQGPEGTSLEYTRNVLIQVEDIIKQQEEVTQIFTVGGFSLLGTGANYGSLFINLKPWEERKAKESSVAGLIERLRGPLGQVGGARVLPLQPPAIRGVGSVGGFEFVLEDQQGGRTLEELAQATQALVGKASQDQRLRGVFSAFTAGSPQLNIDVDREKAKAMGVPLSSLFSTLQVYLGSQYVNDFTFANRVYRVFVQAATPFRDNPKDIGSFYVRSDTGAMVPLEALVKVTPITSAQNITHYNLFRSANINGQGSPGTSTGTALNAMEEVAKQALPPGFTFEWTGLSQEQKSAGNTVLIIFALGIVFVFLVLAAQYESFALPFVVMLAVPVAMMGALLLQNLRGLVNDVFCQVGLVMLVGLASKNAILIVEFGEQLRAQGQGVVESAINAAETRLRPILMTSFAFLFGVVPLMLASGAGASARKSLGTAVFGGMLFSTFVNLIFIPVLYALVEGARTKILKHRKHGNSPSGPQNPPPPSIPPEGEPPRPQPA; this is encoded by the coding sequence ATGTTCACCGACTTCTTCATCCAGCGCCCCGTCTTCTCCAGCGTGCTGTCCATCCTCATCACGCTGGTGGGCGCCATCTCCATTCCCAGCCTCCCCATCGAGCAGTACCCGGAGCTGGCGCTGCCGCAGGTGCAGATCACCGCCACGTACACCGGCGCGTCCGCGGAGACGGTGGAGAGCGCCGTCACCACCGTGCTGGAGCGCCAGCTCAACGGCATGGAGGGCATGCGCTACATGTCCTCCACCAGCACCAACGACGGTCAGTCCACCATCACCGCGACGTTCGACCCGTCGCGCGACGTGGACCTGGCCGCGGTGGACGTGCAGAACCGCGTGGCCACCGCCACGCCGCAGCTGCCCGCGCAGGTGAATGCGCTGGGCGTCACCGTGCGCAAGGCACAGACGCAGCTGCTCGTCTCCTTTGGCGTCTTTGACAAGGAGAAGCGCTACGACACGGAGTTCATCAGCAACTACGCGGACGTCTTCATCCGCGACGCGCTCTTGCGCGTGAAGGGCGTGGGCGACGTGCGCATCTTCGGCGAGCGCCGCTTCGCCATGCGCCTGTGGCTGGACCCCACGGAGCTGGCCCGCCGAAGCCTCACCGCGCAGGACGTGGTCAACGCGCTGCAAGAACAGAACGTCCAGGTGGGCGCGGGCAAGGTGGGCCAGGCCCCGTCCTCCAAGGAGCAGGCGTACCAGCTGTCCCTCCAGGTGAAGGGTCAGCTCACGTCCGCGGACGAGTTCGGCGCCATCGTCATCCAGCGCGGCGCTGACGGCGCCCTGGTGCGCATCCGCGACGTGGGCAACGTGCAGCTGGGCGCGGAGAACTACCAGCAGCTGTTGCGCTTCAACGGCCAGGACGCGGTGGGTCTGGGCATCACGCAGCTGCCCGGCTCCAACGCGCTGGAGGTGCGTGAAGGCGTGGAAGCGGAGCTCCAGCGGCTGTCCGCCAACTTCCCGCCGGGCCTCACCTATCAGGTGGCGTTCGACACCACGGCCGCGGTGAGCGCCTCCATCGAGGAGGTGCTCCAGGCGCTGGGGGAAGCCATCCTCCTGGTCATCCTGGTCATCTTCATCTTCCTGCACGGCTGGCGCAGCGTGCTGGTGGCGGTGACGACGCTGCCGGTGTCACTGGTCGGCACGTTCATGTTCGTCAACGCGTTCGGCTTCTCGCTCAACACGCTGACCCTCTTCGGCCTGACGCTGGCCACGGGCCTGGTGGTGGATGACGCCATCGTGGTCATCGAGAACGTGGAGCGCGTCATCGAGCACGAGAAGGTGGACGCGAAGGAGGCCACCCACCGGGGCATGCAGCAGGTGGCCGGCGTGGTGGTGGCCACCGCGCTGGTTCTGTCCGCGGTGTTCATCCCGGTGTCCTTCTTCCCCGGCACCACGGGCGCCATCTACCGCCAGTTCGCGCTCACCATCGCGTTCTCCATCAGCCTCTCCGCGCTCGTGGCGCTCACCCTGTCCCCCGCGCTGTGCGCGCGCCTCCTGCGCCCCAACGAGGGCCAGAAGTTCGTCCTGGCGCGCAAGTTCGACCAGGGCATGGACGCGCTCCGGCGCGGCTACGGGAAGCTGCTGCGCCTGATGCTGGGCAAGCTGCGGTGGGTGGTCGTGGGCATCTTCGCGGTGTTCCTCGTGGCCACGGGCCTGCTCTACCGGGCCACGCCCACGGGCTTCATCCCGGACGAGGACCAGGGCTACGTCATCATCGCGGTGCAGGGCCCGGAGGGCACGTCGCTGGAGTACACGCGCAACGTCCTCATCCAGGTGGAGGACATCATCAAGCAGCAGGAGGAGGTGACGCAGATCTTCACCGTGGGCGGCTTCTCGCTGCTGGGCACGGGCGCCAACTACGGCTCGCTCTTCATCAACCTGAAGCCCTGGGAGGAGCGCAAGGCGAAGGAGTCCAGCGTCGCGGGCCTCATCGAGCGCCTGCGCGGTCCGCTGGGTCAGGTAGGCGGCGCGCGCGTGCTCCCCCTGCAACCGCCCGCCATCCGCGGCGTGGGCAGCGTGGGCGGCTTCGAGTTCGTGCTGGAGGACCAGCAGGGTGGCCGCACACTGGAGGAGCTGGCGCAGGCCACCCAGGCCCTGGTGGGCAAGGCGAGCCAGGATCAACGGCTGCGCGGCGTGTTCTCCGCGTTCACCGCGGGCTCGCCGCAGCTCAACATCGACGTGGACCGGGAGAAGGCCAAGGCCATGGGCGTGCCCCTGTCCTCGCTGTTCTCCACGCTCCAGGTGTACCTGGGCAGCCAGTACGTGAACGACTTCACCTTCGCCAACCGCGTCTACCGCGTGTTCGTGCAGGCCGCGACGCCCTTCCGCGACAACCCGAAGGACATCGGCAGCTTCTACGTGCGCTCGGACACCGGGGCCATGGTGCCGCTGGAGGCGCTGGTGAAGGTGACGCCCATCACCAGCGCGCAGAACATCACCCACTACAACCTCTTCCGCTCCGCCAACATCAACGGCCAGGGCAGCCCTGGCACCTCCACCGGCACGGCCTTGAACGCCATGGAGGAGGTGGCGAAGCAGGCCCTGCCGCCGGGCTTCACCTTCGAATGGACGGGCCTGTCCCAGGAGCAGAAGAGCGCGGGCAACACCGTGCTCATCATCTTCGCGCTGGGCATCGTGTTCGTGTTCCTGGTGCTGGCGGCGCAGTACGAAAGCTTCGCCCTGCCCTTCGTCGTCATGCTCGCGGTGCCCGTCGCGATGATGGGCGCGCTGCTGTTGCAGAACCTGCGCGGGCTGGTGAACGACGTGTTCTGTCAGGTGGGCCTGGTGATGCTGGTGGGCCTCGCGTCGAAGAACGCCATCCTCATCGTGGAGTTCGGCGAGCAGCTGCGCGCGCAGGGTCAGGGCGTGGTGGAGTCCGCCATCAACGCGGCGGAGACGCGCCTGCGGCCCATCCTGATGACGTCCTTCGCGTTCCTCTTCGGCGTGGTGCCGCTGATGCTGGCCAGCGGCGCGGGCGCCTCCGCGCGCAAGTCGCTGGGCACGGCCGTCTTCGGCGGCATGCTCTTCTCCACCTTCGTGAACCTCATCTTCATCCCGGTGCTCTACGCGCTGGTGGAAGGCGCGCGCACGAAGATCCTGAAACACCGCAAGCACGGCAATTCACCGAGCGGACCGCAGAATCCGCCGCCGCCGTCCATCCCTCCCGAGGGGGAGCCGCCGCGACCCCAGCCGGCGTAG